CGTCGCCGACCAGGACGAGGCACGTGACTTCTACGTCGACAAGCTCGGCTTCGAGGCACGTGCCGACGTCACGATGGGCGGGGGGTTCCGCTGGGTGACGGTCGCGCACCCCGACCACCCCGAGCTCGAGGTCACCCTCATGGTGCCCGGCCCGCCCCTGAATGACGAGATGGCCGCTGCCGTCCGCCGCGAGCTGGCGAACGGCAGCATGGGCGGGTTCGGCCTGGCGACCACGGACTGCCGCAAGACCTACGACGAGCTGTCCGCGCAGGGTGTCGAGTTCATCCAGGAGCCCGCCGAGCGTCCCTACGGGGTCGAAGCCGTCATGCGCGACAACTCCGGCAACTGGCTGGTCCTCGTCGAACGCACGCCGTTCACGCCCGACGGCATCGAGTGAAACACACTCCACGCGTTTCTCACGGCCGGCGGCACAGGACGGGATCGTTCTTCGGCCCGACCGCCTAGCCCGCCCATGGCCATGGACGTCCGGAGCAGGCGAACGGACCACGGCGAGCAGTGAGCGATGAGGTGGCCGTCGGATCGCTTCTTCTATCGATGGGGCCCGAGTGGCGACTGGCCGACGTGGCGTTGCCCGACGCGGACGTGGCGTTGCCCGACACGCACGTGGCGTCGCCGCTGCGGCGGCCGTGGACCTCGACGCCGATGCGCTGGATCCGCTACGTGGACGGCCACTCCGTGACCTCCTCGCGACGGCGCTCGCGCGGTTCGACACACCAGGCGGTCCTCGAGCTGCGCAATGCGCTGGCCGAGGCCGGCGTGATGGCGACGCTGCCGCCGTGGGGCACCATGTGGGTCCTGCCCCTCGCGGGGGGGACGCCGTCAGGCGGTCACCAGGAGCGCCGTCGCAGCCGCCAGCGTGCCAACGGCGACCAGCGTGAACGCCAGCACCCACACCACGGCGGGCACCCGCGTCGCACGCGCCAGCTGATCGGCGTCGGTGTCCCGGCCGCGGCCGCCGCGGCGCCCGCGCCGCATGTCGCTGACCGAGCGCAGCCCTCCGAACAGCAGGAACCACGCCAACAGTGACGCGCCCGCCTCCTGCAACGGCGGCGACGCGTACACGGCCACGGCCAGCAGCACCGCGCCGGTCAGGACGATCGCCACAGCGCCGAACACGTTGCGTACCGTGACCAGCAGCGCCGCCAGCAGCGCGATGCTGCAACTCAGGATCAGCTGGTGCTGGTCCGCAGCCACGAGCGCGGCCGCGCCGAGCCCGAGCAGGCAGGGTGTCACGTAGCCGGCGAGCAGCGTCACCACCATCCCCAGGCCACGCGACCGCCCGCGCGACCGCGCGATGCCCGACGCGTCGGCATGGACCCGCATGCCCGCCAGTCGACGCCCGGCCAGCAGCGCGACGGCCACGTGTCCACCCTCGTGGGCGATGGTGACGACCGGCCGCAGCAGCCGCCACGGCCGCCGTGCCACCACGAGTGCGAGCGCCACGATGACCGGCGCCCACGCCAGCGCATATTGCATGCGCCGCATCGTGCCAGCCGGTCGCCGGGTCCGCACACGACACCACTGCGCGCACCCGGTGACCCGGACGCCGGTGCCGGCCCCGTGGAGCGCTACCGGTGGGTGTGGGTCCTCGGCGCGATCCGTTGGCGGCGGTGCGTGCTGGTCGCCCTGCGCGGCTGGACGGGGCGCGAGCGCTTGGTCATGGTGAGCGCCACCACTGCGTCGTGGCCGCGGTCTTCGCCATGCTGCGCGACCGCCTGACGACGGTGGGCATCGCGGGCCAGTTCCGCAACACCCTGCTGAGCGCGGTACGCACCACTCGATCGACCTGCTGGCATTCATCGCACCCGTCGACCGCGTCACGCTCGGGCGGTCCGGCTCTGGTCGCCGTTGGTGTGGCCGCGGCCCTCGCGAGCAGCCTGCACCTGGGGTCCGCCGAGATCCTGTCCTGACGAGCCGGTCCAGCAAGCACCTTCCGAACCTGGCGCCACAAAGTTGTGGTTGCTTCAGGTGCAACCGTTGCGCAATATTCTACGAAAGCGCCTGTGCAGGATAGGCAGCACCACGGGGAACTGCTACGTTCCCGCGCATCTGTGGCCACCTTCGGGGACCATCGGCCGTCACCGCCGCAGCGCCGCGTGAGCACGCGTGAAGGGAGAATCCGTGAGCACCATACCGGACCACGCCGACGTCGTCGTGATCGGCGCGGGCATCGTCGGCAACTGCCTCGTCGGACACCTGGCGCGTCTCGGCTGGCGCAACATCGTGCAGATCGACAAGGGACCGCTGCCCGACCCGGGGGGCTCGACGGGGCACGCGTCCAACTTCATCTTCCCGGTCGACCACGGCAAGGAGCTGGCGCTGCTGACGCTGGACTCGCAGCGCCAGTACGAGGGGATGGGCGTCCAGACCACGTGCGGTGGCATCGAGATCGCGCGCACACCCGAGCGCGTGCACGAGCTCGGCCGCAGGATGTCGTCGGCGAAGGCGTGGGGCGTCGAGTCCCACCTGCTCAACGCTGACGAGGTCAGGGAGCTGGTCCCGTTCATCAACCACGAGATCGTGCTGGCGGGCTTCTACACCCCGTCGGTGTCGGTCGTCGATTCGCTGCGCGCCGGTACGATCATGCGCGAGCGCGCGCAGGAACTCGGGGCGCTGACGTCGCTGGCCAACACCGAGGTCCTCGACATCGGGACCGACGGCCGCCGGGTGACGGGCGTGACGACCGACCGCGGCGAGATCGCCGCCTCGACCGTCGTCGTCGCCTGTGGCGTGTGGAGCCCGCGGATCGCTGCGATGGCCGGCGCGACCATCCCGCTGACGCCCGCCGTGCACCAGATGATCGACGTCGGCCCGATCCCAGAGCTGCTCGACAGCCGCGCCGAGATCGCGTATCCGATCGTCCGCGACATGGACACCTTGATGTACGAGCGCCAGAACGGCGGCGACATGGAGGTCGGTTCCTACGCGCACCGGCCGATCCTGCACCGTCCCGACGACATCCCGTCGATCGAGGCGTCCCAGCTGTCGCCGACGCAGCTGCCCTTCACCCAGGAGGACTTCGACCAGCAGATGGAGGACGCTCTCGAGCTGTTCCCCGAGGCACTGTCCGTCGAGGGGGCGGGCGTCCGCCACGCGATCAACGGCCTGTTGTCGCTGACCCCCGACGGCAACCCCGTGCTCGGCGAGACGGTCGAGGTGCGGGGGCTGTGGTCCGCTGCCGCGGTGTGGATCAAGGAGGGCCCCGGCGTAGGAAGGGCGCTCGCCGAGTGGATGACCCACGGCGAGCCGGAGATCGACCTCCACGGCGCCGACGTCGCACGCTTCTACCCGCACCAGCGCACTGTCGCGCACGTCGAGGCGCGCACGTCCGAGGGCTTCAACAAGACCTACGGCATCGTCCACCCCCGAGAGCAGTGGGCGTCGAACCGACCGCTGCGGACCAGCCCGTTCTACCCGCGCCAGCAGGAGCTCGGCGCAGTGTTCTACGAGGTGGGCGGCTGGGAGCGTCCGCAGTGGTACGAGTCAAACGCCGGCCTGGCCGAGGAGTTCGGCGTCGAGGGGCGGGAGCACGAGTGGGACGCCCGCTGGTGGTCGCCGATCATCAACGGTGAGCACCTGGCGATGCGCGACCGCGTCGCGATGATCGACCTCACCGCGTTCGCGCTGTTCGACGTCATCGGCCCGGGCGCGCTCGACTTCATGCAGCGCATGACGGTGGCGCAGATGGACCGGCCACCGGGACGGATCATGTACACGCCGGTGCTGACCGAGAACGGCGGCTTCCGCTCAGACCTGACGGTCGTGCGCCTGGCCGACGACCACTTCCGCATCATCACCGGTGGCGCCGACGGCCCGCGGGACCACAAGTGGTTCACCGACCACCTGCCCGCCGACGGCTCCGCTCAGCTGGTCGACGTCACGTCCGCGTACTGCACCCTCGGCCTGTGGGGACCGAAGGCGCGTGACGTGCTGGCGTCGCTGACCGAGGACGACGTCTCGAACGAGGGCCTGGCCTTCGGTCGCTCGAAGCAGATCCAGCTGGGCTCGCTCCCGGTGCTCGCCGTGCGCATCTCGTACGTCGGTGAGCTCGGCTGGGAGCTGCACTGCCCGATGGAGCAGGGCCTCGCGCTGTGGGACGCCGTCTTCGAGGCCGGGCGACCCCACGGCATCGTGCCCGCGGGCATCGGCGTGTACGGCACGACAGGACGGCTCGAGAAGGGCTACCGCCTGATGGGCGCCGAGCTCGACTCCGAGTACAACCCAGTCGAGGCCGGCCTGGCGCTGCCCAAGGTCAAGAGCGCCGACTTCGTCGGCCGCGAGGCCTACCTGAAGGCGCGCGACGAGGACCCTGCGGCGATCATGTGCACCCTGACGATCGACGATCTCACGTCGTCCGAGGGCATCGCCCGGCACCCCTCCGGCAACGAGCCGATCGTCACGCCGGACGGCGAGCGCATCGTCGACGCCAAGGGCCGGCCGTCGTACGTCACCAGCGCAGGAGCCGGTCCGTCCGTCGGCAAGCACCTGCTGCTGGCCTACCTGCCGCCCGAGCACGCGCAGGAGGGCACGAAGCTGGCGGTGCAGTACATCAACGAGCGGTACCCGGTGACCGTTGCGGTGGCGGGCCGGACGCCGTTGTTCGATCCCGACGACTCCCGGATGAAGGCCTGATGACGGCAGTTGCGGCGGCGCCAGCCCGCGCCGTTGCGCGCGAGCGGAGCGAGGTGTCAGTGACAGTGCCGAAGGCTCCCTGGGCCGCTAGGAGCGAGCGAAGCGAGGTGACTAAGTGGGCTACGACGTCCTGGTCTGCATCAAGCGCGTCCCGGCGCCCGGGGCGCGGATCAACCTGACCGACGACGAGCAGGAGATCGACACGCGCCACCTGGGCTTCACAATGAGCCCGCACGACGAGTGCGCCGTCGAGGAGGCGGTGCGCATCGTGGCCGAGCACGGCGGGAGCTCCACCGCGCTCAGCCTCGGGCCGGCCGAAGCCGACGAGCAGGTCCGACAGGCGATCTCAATGGGCATCGACCACGGCGTACTGCTGGAGATCGACCAGACCGACTGGGACCCGCAGGCAACCGCGACCGCCATCGCGGGTGCGATTCGTAGGCTCGCGGCGGACGGCACGACCTACGACCTGATCCTGTTCGGCAACGAGTCGCCGGACGCCGGCAACTACCAGGTTGGCATCCGAGTGGCGCATGCGCTCGACCTGCCGGTCGTGGCGGGCATCAAGGGCATCGCGTTCACCGATGGCGGCATGCGCGTGCGCCGCCAGGTCACCGACGGCTTCGAGCTGTACGACCTGCCAGTGCCGGCGGCCGTCGCCGTCAAGGAGGGCCTGAACCTGCCCCGCTACCCGGCGATCAAGGGGCGGATGCGGGCGCGCAAGGCCACCGTCCGCGCGATGCCGCCCGAGGCGGAAGCCGGTGGGCTCCGCAAGGTGCGCCTGCGTCAGCCACGGGAGCAGAAGACCGAGACGGTCGTGCTCGGCCACGGACGCGAGGCCGCCACCGCCGTCGTCGACCTGTTTGAGGAACTGGGGGTCATGTAATGGGTGAGGGCGAGCGCCAGCGAGCCGGAGGGCGCGGACCGGTCTTCGCCTTCGTCGAACACACCGGAGGTGCCGTCGACGAGACCGCGCTGGAGCTGGTGACCGCCGGGCACCAGATCGCCGCCGACCTCGCCACGACGCTGATTGCCGTGCTCGTCGGTCCCGGGGCGGACGCCGCGGCGGCGCGGCTCGGTGCCTACGGAGCCGCCGAGGTCCGCGTCGTGTCGCACCCCGACCTCGGGTCCTACGCGCCCGCGGCGTACGCCGCCAGCATCGTGCAGCTGGCCGGGGCGCTCGAGCCGGTCGCGGTCCTCGCGTCGGGCACCGAGAAGGGCAACGAGGTGCTCGCGCACGTCGCGGCGCGGATGGACCTGCCCATGGCGGCCAACTGCACCGAGGTCACCGCGGGTGACGGCCCGTGGACCCTGACACGGCTGCGCTGGGGCGGCAGCCTCCTGGAGGACTCGGAGCTGAAGGCGTCTACCAAGCTGGTAACCCTCGCGCCCCACGCCTTCCAGGCCGCGGGCATCAACGGGTCCGGCGGGACCCCCGTCGAGGCGTTCGAGCCGCAGCTCGACGCCACCGTCACCGCGGTACGGGTCGTCGATCACGAGCCCAGCGGCGCCGGCGTGTCGCTGGCATCGGCTCCGGTCGTCGTGTCCGGCGGGCGTGGCGTCGGCAGCGCGGAGGGCTTCGAGGTGCTCGAGCAGCTCGCCGGCCTGCTCGACGGCGCCGTGGGTTGCTCGCGGGTGGCGACCAACAACGGCTGGCGATCGCACAGCGACCAGGTCGGCCAGACCGGCACGAAGATCGCGCCGCAGCTCTACATCGCATGCGGGATCAGCGGCGCGACGCAGCACTGGGTCGGGTGCAAGGACGCCAAGAACATCCTGGCGATCAACACCGACCCGGAGGCGCCACTGGTGACCCGCGGAAACTACGCGGTCATCGGCAGCCTTCAGGAGGTGCTGCCCGCCATCGTCGCCGAGGTCCGGCGCCGCAAGGGCGCCTGAGCGCCGCCCCACTCCCTGGGGACGCGCCCCAACACATACACCGCGCCACGTCCCCAGCCCGGACGCCACCCTCGGACCGGATGCCACCTGTCGGTCCGTCGGGGCCTCAGGCGCGCGACGGCCGCGGAGTAGACTCGCCCGATGCCGCACGGATCCGTCGACGCGCCCGTCATCGACCTTCCCCAGCCGCTCGAGGGGCTCGACCGCATCGAACCCGACGGTGACCACGACGGCGTCGTGGTCGCGTCCGTCGACCTCGGTGGGCAACGGGGCCACGACCTGCGGCTCACCGCGT
This genomic window from Euzebyales bacterium contains:
- a CDS encoding VOC family protein — protein: MITNVSLVTLYVADQDEARDFYVDKLGFEARADVTMGGGFRWVTVAHPDHPELEVTLMVPGPPLNDEMAAAVRRELANGSMGGFGLATTDCRKTYDELSAQGVEFIQEPAERPYGVEAVMRDNSGNWLVLVERTPFTPDGIE
- a CDS encoding M50 family metallopeptidase, yielding MQYALAWAPVIVALALVVARRPWRLLRPVVTIAHEGGHVAVALLAGRRLAGMRVHADASGIARSRGRSRGLGMVVTLLAGYVTPCLLGLGAAALVAADQHQLILSCSIALLAALLVTVRNVFGAVAIVLTGAVLLAVAVYASPPLQEAGASLLAWFLLFGGLRSVSDMRRGRRGGRGRDTDADQLARATRVPAVVWVLAFTLVAVGTLAAATALLVTA
- a CDS encoding FAD-dependent oxidoreductase; the encoded protein is MSTIPDHADVVVIGAGIVGNCLVGHLARLGWRNIVQIDKGPLPDPGGSTGHASNFIFPVDHGKELALLTLDSQRQYEGMGVQTTCGGIEIARTPERVHELGRRMSSAKAWGVESHLLNADEVRELVPFINHEIVLAGFYTPSVSVVDSLRAGTIMRERAQELGALTSLANTEVLDIGTDGRRVTGVTTDRGEIAASTVVVACGVWSPRIAAMAGATIPLTPAVHQMIDVGPIPELLDSRAEIAYPIVRDMDTLMYERQNGGDMEVGSYAHRPILHRPDDIPSIEASQLSPTQLPFTQEDFDQQMEDALELFPEALSVEGAGVRHAINGLLSLTPDGNPVLGETVEVRGLWSAAAVWIKEGPGVGRALAEWMTHGEPEIDLHGADVARFYPHQRTVAHVEARTSEGFNKTYGIVHPREQWASNRPLRTSPFYPRQQELGAVFYEVGGWERPQWYESNAGLAEEFGVEGREHEWDARWWSPIINGEHLAMRDRVAMIDLTAFALFDVIGPGALDFMQRMTVAQMDRPPGRIMYTPVLTENGGFRSDLTVVRLADDHFRIITGGADGPRDHKWFTDHLPADGSAQLVDVTSAYCTLGLWGPKARDVLASLTEDDVSNEGLAFGRSKQIQLGSLPVLAVRISYVGELGWELHCPMEQGLALWDAVFEAGRPHGIVPAGIGVYGTTGRLEKGYRLMGAELDSEYNPVEAGLALPKVKSADFVGREAYLKARDEDPAAIMCTLTIDDLTSSEGIARHPSGNEPIVTPDGERIVDAKGRPSYVTSAGAGPSVGKHLLLAYLPPEHAQEGTKLAVQYINERYPVTVAVAGRTPLFDPDDSRMKA
- a CDS encoding electron transfer flavoprotein subunit alpha/FixB family protein translates to MGEGERQRAGGRGPVFAFVEHTGGAVDETALELVTAGHQIAADLATTLIAVLVGPGADAAAARLGAYGAAEVRVVSHPDLGSYAPAAYAASIVQLAGALEPVAVLASGTEKGNEVLAHVAARMDLPMAANCTEVTAGDGPWTLTRLRWGGSLLEDSELKASTKLVTLAPHAFQAAGINGSGGTPVEAFEPQLDATVTAVRVVDHEPSGAGVSLASAPVVVSGGRGVGSAEGFEVLEQLAGLLDGAVGCSRVATNNGWRSHSDQVGQTGTKIAPQLYIACGISGATQHWVGCKDAKNILAINTDPEAPLVTRGNYAVIGSLQEVLPAIVAEVRRRKGA